Sequence from the Coturnix japonica isolate 7356 chromosome 19, Coturnix japonica 2.1, whole genome shotgun sequence genome:
GAATCGTCCTCTGCCTGGTGCAGGAGGGGCTGAAATCTGCAGGCCTGGAGGTGGGAAGGAGCCCAACGGGGCTGTTTGCACCCAGTGAAGGCCAACCCAGAGCTGCCGCAGTGTAAAGGAGGTGAAAGATGATTCTTAACggtgaaaaacaaagagaataaagTATGGACTTGGCACTGCACAGAGTAGGGATGCTTCTGTGCAAAGCCTAAGGGTGAATGCAGTGCTCCAGAGTGAGGCACTGATGGCTGTAGGCTTCCCACACTCTGACCTGACagtgggggtggggaggtgattctcagtgctggcagtggggctgaggaGCAGCATTGATATACGGAGCTCTCCCACGTCTCTCCCACCCTCTCTCCACTCCAGGTACACCTCCTCAGTTAAATACGACTCAGAGAAGCACTTCATCGACGACGTCTACATGCCCGTAGgcttcagcctttcctcctgcagccaaACCATCATCTGCGTCCCCGACTGCACGTGGCGCAGCTACAAAGCCGAGGTGCGTTTCCAGCCCCGCAACAAAGCCCAACGCTTCACCAGCACCACCATCGTGTACCCGAAGCACGCCAAGACTGTGTACACCACCACCCTGGATTACAACTGTCGGAAATCCATGCGGCGTTTCCTCTCCAGCGTCGAGCTGGAAACCTCCGAGTACTTCGGGAGCGACTGTGTCCTGGATGGCTGCTGAGCAGCGGCCGTCCCCGATGCTCCGATCCATCCCGGTCCCATCTCACCGCGCTATCCGCTCTCTGTTTGCTGCGCTGGGTGCAGAGCCCACCTTTGCAGTCCTCACCTCTTGCTCAGCTCCTATTCCTGCTTTAAGCATCAGAACAGCCCGAAGGAGGTTTCCAGTGGGGGTGTGACTCAGTGAGggatttctttccctcccctaCCCTGCAGTGCAGAtggaaagaaggggaagggtTTTCCCAGAAGAAATAGAATAGAATGTGGGATAGCATTGGGCTGGGGGAGGTGCACTGGATGCTTTGTGGGGATGTGCAAAGATAAGGGCAGTTCACTCTTGCAGATAAACCACCAGGTCGCCGGGTTTTGTACAGCCGGAGCTGTCATTCATTTTGGTTTAGATTGTGGGACTCTCCTCTGGCAGGACAGTCTCCTGGAATCTGCTGGGAAGAACTAACAGAAAGATCTGTGCTGAGCAGGTCTGAAGTGTTATCCAATGGCAATTCGTGTCTGGTCTGATGGTGTCATTTGGAAGGAAGCATAGAGCAGGAGAGAAACTGCTTttgcagctccaggcagcagaggagggaTGAGGATGGGGCAGCAGCTTGGGCTGCAGGGACCCGCTGCGATGTGCAGCAGGAGAGTTGTGGGGCCAAAGGGAACAACTTCAGGTGCAATGGCAGCTCTCGACCTGCATCTAATGAGGATTTAATGAGTTAAGAGACCCAGGAGCGTGTCCTGGAGCTGTGCTTATGGTGTGGATGTGCATGTGGGGTGGATGGCGTGGAAGTGTATGTCAGCATGAACTGATCTGGGAGACTGCAGCAGGGAAGCGGGTGTGAGTTGGTGCTGTTTGGTCGTCCTTTTGGTTTTGTACTTATTTATTAGCTCAGAACAGAACGTCCTCCATCTTTGCTTCAGATACCCGAATCCCAAAACACTTCCAGGTTGGCACATGGGCTCTGCTCCAGGTtgaagagcagcacagtgctgtggttgAATACATCGGCTTCACATGACAGCATTTAGAGGGTGCATCTAAAATCCATGCCATGGTGCTCCCTTACCCACAACCCCAAGGTCCACTTGTGCACGAGGTGGTTTTTATGAAGCAGGCTGATGccttttaatgtattttaacaAATCGAGATACTTTTTACACTATTTATGCTCCAACATCTGCAAAGCTCTGGTCAGCTCTGTGCAAGCGCTCTGATGGCTGTGGAGTTTGTCCCCCCCCTCCTCTCATTTTCAGTTGTCTTTTACTTCACTGTTAATAAACCACCTGAAAAGCTTAACACAGGGAGACCTCGTCATCTTTAGTTCCTTTTTCACTCAAAGCTTTTCTGTGGTTATTACAGTGTTtgcatagaaataaatacataatctATCCTTCCCCTGCAAATCTCTCATTCTTTGTGTGCTTGTAAACCGGTAAGCAatgggtgctgagctgcagagctcgCTGAGAGCTGCTGAGGCTGAAGCTCAGGGCTATGGGGCTTCCTTAGTATTTAGGAGCAGTTTGCTGCCTTGGAAAAGAACTGCAGCAATGCTGTGTGTGATGGGAGCGCGGTGATGGGGGCTGCCTGGCTGTGGGGTGGTGATGCTGCAGGTACAGCCCGTATCGCTGCCTTCTGTTCAGCCTGTAGGTTTGCAgcctctcctcctctgctgcagggTCCTCCAGGATCCCATCCCACCGCAGGCTCTCATTAAACTGAGCAGAAAGGCTGAGCTCTGTTTGGCCAGAAATGGTGGAGGCTGATGATGAAACCGTGCTGACCTTTGTGCCCACCTGAGCccctttgctgtttctttgggCTGAGTCAGAGCCCTTCCCATGGCTGAAGTCCTCACGGTGTGCAGCAGAGCGACGTTTCTGCTTTTTGGCTTTGCCGTGGTGTTTCCCTGCTGGTGTGATACCAACCCCATTAGCCCAGATGTAATACATTGCACTGAggcttttctgctcttccattcTAACAAGGATGATGAAACAACCCAGTATTGGCTCACGTGTCCATTAATAAGGAATCAAAAATGCTGCCAGCGTTTGGGAAGCACAGATTTGTCTGCTAGGTTAACCTAACAACTCCTGTACTGTGCACTTACATACCCACATGGCCATGGATGGAGCTGTGTATGCCCACATCTGGCCctgagctgtggctgtgtgatCTCTCACCTCCCCAGCCCATCTCACCTCCTCGCATGGCAgcgctgctctgctctgctggcatCTCCAGGCCCCGTGTGCAGCCCTTGGCTCCCCGACGCCTGCCTGGCACCGTGGCAGCCCCCGAGCCtgggaaaggagggggggggggggttcagTTTTGGGGTGTTCCTGCCCCACAACCCCAACCACCTGCCCTCAGCACTTCACCTCCTCTTCCCCAACTCCTCCATCTCAACCCacccccttcctccccatccaCCTCTCTGCTCACCTCCCCGTTTTGTTCCTCTCCTCGGTGctctcctctccatctctctgcGTCCTTCTCCTGCTCACTGATGTCTCCAGGACGGCCATAGAGACACGGCCGGCCTGGGCTTGTCCTGTTGGCTGGGACCCAGCGCTGCTCTGCGCATGGCAGTGACACACAGAGGGACCACAGCTCAGCCATGGGGCACCAGGGGGCTGCCATCCCCTTGGTGATGGAGGGCTGCAATGGCAGCTGGGGGACCACTATGGGCCTGGTGGAAAAGCATGCtttttacatgcattttattGAAGCAATGCACCTCCAGCCACCGGGCTGGCATGAACTCCTTTCATTGTGACAACATCCAACTTTCTGGCTCCATTCCgagccctgagctctgcacagagctgtgcacacAGCCAGCACGCTCCCACTCAAGCCGCCCTTTGGAGCTTCATAAAgttgctttgcttccttctaTTTGCTTATTTCGGTTCTCTTGGTTTATTTTGATTCTGTTCGTTTATTATTTGCCTTCACTTCGTTTACTTCGgttcttccccttctttccctcccttcttcctgctCCCCCCCTTTCCCTACAGGTGccctcccatccctcccacctccgccccgccccgctcctgTCCGGGGCGGTGCAGCAGCGCGGTGCCGCCAGGGGGCGCTCTGCTCTCGGGGGCTCCAGGAGCGGCACGGAGCGGAGCAGGTGCGTCCCGTTCGTGCTGCACCCCCGAggggacggacggacggacggatAGACGGACGGACGGAGGCTCCGGGAGGGGCCGGAGTTGCGGGTGGTGGGGCTGAGCCCGGCGCTGGGAGCGGGACTTCGGGCGGAGCCATCGCGGTTAATGGGCGGGGTGCCGGTCCCCGTGCTACTGCTGGGAGGAGGCTCCGAGGGCGGGAGGGTGTCCCATCATCTGCTGCCAAGTTTGCCTGCAGCGCGGCCGGGTGACGTGCAcgggggctgggagggagcgGCGGAGGGTCGGGGAATGGGCGAGAGGTGCGGGGTGGAAGGCAGCGCTCCCCGCGAGGCGCTGGGCTTCGGGGACGGCGGTGTGCGGGGCCTGTCCCGGTGCCGCTCCTGCTCCTTTGGGCGCTGCGCTGTGCCCGTCCTGGGGTGTTGGGTCTGTGCGCATCCCCAGCGCTGGGTCAAAGTCCGCGGTTCCCTCTCGCTCTCCCCGGCAGCGGCCGGGTGTCTCCAGCAGCCGAACCCGGCGGGGATGTTGTGACCTCGGGGATGCTCAGGTGGCGTTTCCCCAGCGGCTGGCGGGGCAGTTCCTGGTTCGTGCGGGGTCAGCGCTGGGATGGCACGCGGTTCCTTGGCTCTGCCTTCACTGTCTGCGTCCAGTTCTTTCTAAGAAACTCGAGGCTGGAGCTGCGGGTTCTGCCCGGGCCTCCCGTGCTGGGCTGAGTGTATCAGCATAGAGAAATTAGTTTCTCTAATTGGCCGTTTAGATGCTAATTTGCTTCTCGGAGCCCTGTGCCAGGTCAGCCTGCTCCAGGACGTGACTCAAATTGCTGAGCAGCGTGAATTATGCACCCGGCAGAGCCGAGGCTGGATGGGTACGGACCCACCTTGGCAGGAGCGGTGCTGGCTGCCCTCCCCTGCACTGCTGGCTTCAGGGTAAGCAGATCTGCTTGGACAGAGCCTGCTTCTTTGTGGCTCACCATATATCAAGCAGCCACTTTAATGGGCGCCTCTCATTAATACAGGCACGTTGGTACCgtgtgctgcttttcctgtagAGCTGATTTTATCTTCCCCCTCCCAGGACTGGCATGGACCCGTAGGGCGTTTTGCTTTGTAATGTCTTTAATAAGCACCGTCTTAATGCAGTTGGGCTTctgccattgctgctgtgcctggggagcagctgtggggcatgggaaccttctgttttattccctgtttggaggtgtcccagagccGTGGGGGGGGGCTGGACTTGAGGGTCTGAGAGttgttttccagccttaatgattccatggttctgtgactaTGAGCAGCAAAGCCCCTGATTGAGGCTGGTGTTTGGGCATAGTCACACCACTTGTTGCCTTCATGCAGCCTCATGGCCAACCAAGGAGCCTTCCTGCACCAATGGAGCCCGGCCCGATGCCCTTATCTCCCTCATTTCTCCTCTGTCATAGCAACGGGAGCGAGCACTCACTCAGTTGCTAAGGttatggggataatggggtctGGTGCCGGAGCAGAGAGTAATTACAGCATGTCTCTGAGGGAGTGGCTGGAAGGGACACGGGGCTGGGATGGCACCGATGTGTGTGATGGTCCTGGGGGAAGCCATGAGCTCGGAGCAGGAGAGGTAATGAATGTAGATGGGATGtgggagctcagctctgtgtgacTGCTTCgttttggtttcattttaaagtatttaaaagaaagaaaaataattgcctAATTAATTtcctataaaaacaaattaaaacagattGGGAGCTGCTTAGCTGAAATAACCAGGCTGTGAAAGctggctggggagctgctgatgGGTCTGTGGAGGGTGTTGCGGTGTTTGCAGGGCTGTGAGTTCATGCTTGTGGGCACCTGCGGGCAGCTCAATGTCAGCAAAACCTTTCAGCTTTAGCCGTGATGTAGCCACCGTTTGAGGTGGAGGATGGAgcatccccagggctgcccagcaggaagggaccccagcacagccctgctgcttcccctctgctctccattggagctgcagagcagtgtggtTCTACATCCCCACCTGATGCTGCCAGctcactgctgagcacagccaggTGCACGCAGCTTTAATGAGGATTTGTTCCGCCTGATTTCTTCCATCATAGGGAAAGGAGCAAACAGGTGGAGGGCTGTTCAGCAGGTCAGAGGATGATGGGAAGGAAAGGACTCCCTTGCAGGCTGTGGAGATGACTCCCCAGCCCAGCTTGGTTCTGCTATCGGTGTTTCTGATTAGGCTGATTGTGCTGCACTCTGTGTCCTGGATGGAGATAAGAGGgaggatgctctgtgctgtcccCATTCTGGTATCATCAGCCCTTTGGCTGTGtgtgttcctttctttccagcCCTGTTACTGTTCCTGTTCCCacccagcagagcctgcagtACTACAACGTTCTCATTTCCTCCACTGATACACTTGCATCCAACTGGGCATCTTGCAGAAGCAAAGTGCAGAGCCATCTGCAACATTTTGACTTGCCTTCAGCCCCGCTGGAGCAGAtaaagctctgcagagcagggtgggATGCATTCAGCTGTTTCCCACCctgtctgtgcagctgctggcaaAGCAAAGTGCCCATCCTGGGGCTGACTGATGGGCACCCGCAGGTGCTGGGCACTGTGGTGCatgggctgtgctttgctccACATGTGCCTGAGCAGGAGGGCAGGTtgggctggagcagctcagctcctgatGGAGCTATGGGTGTCCCTGCACCTTACAGTGAGTTGGACCAGAGGGCCTTAAAAGTCCCTTCCTACAGTGCTGTGATCTAGGGCTGACCCTTCAGGATGGGCTGCAGGTCAGCGCTCTGTGCCGGGGCTGATTGCAGCGTAGGGCTGGATCGATCTGCacgagctgctgctgctataaAAGGGCcaaggctgtgtgtgctgcGGGGCTCTGTGCCTGGCACGGCAGCTCGGTGTCAGCAGCAGGCGTGGGTGCAGGCGCAGAGCCACAGTGCTGGGTGAGTGTGCTGTGAATTGAAGCTGGAACATGTGTTTTCTTGGGAATTACGGCACGGTTGGCAGGTGGTGGGACTCGCTGCTGTTGGATCTGATGTGTTGTTTGCCAAACAGCATTAAGCGCGTTATCTCTGCTCAGCAGGTATGGTTACAAAGCTGGCATGTGTCTGTTCTGGGGAAGGTAAGTATTAATACTTGGAAATGTGTGCATTAAGGAGCAGATCCAGCTGGAGGAAGGCTCGGTGCCTCGCGGTGCCTCTGCTAAAATCTGCTGGCTGCCCTTCAGGGTGCCGGTGTGACCTCAGGAGGAGCAATGCTGGGAGAGGTGCTGCCTCCAGCACATGCAAACAAGCTGCTATTGTGGGCTGTGTTATAAATATCTGGCTcttaacagcagcagctttaaCGAACAGAGCGACTTGCCACTGTTTGTGCTGATTATCGTGTGGGCTTTTGTTTGTTACCCCCATTAAGAGGTGAAAACCCAGCAGCCGCCACGTCCTCCTGtccttcagagctgctgcagtgctggggctctgGAGGTGACGGGGCAGAGATCGTAGCAAACACCACTTTCCTCCggctttgaaatgaaaaatggcagCAGATCTTGACAGCCCGTGGCCTTTTGCAGAGCGCTATAAAACCTCAGCTCCCGGCTTTGTCTTCGGTGCGGCGTTAGGAGCTATTTATTGGCGTGTATTTCATGGTGATGATGGCATGCTTTTATTGCTGTCTGCGGGTGTGTGACGCCAGCGGGTCGCCTCTGGGACGTGGCTTTGGGACGGGTTGTGCCTCACggtgctttttctccttccaggtGTGCCATGGCCGACACCATTTTTGGCAGTGGGACGGGTCCCTGGGTGTGCCCCAATGACCGGCAGCTGGCTCTGCGTGCCAAGTGAGTCCCAGCTGGctgaagggaagagcagcacagctgtataTATACACCCTCTGTATTGCTGGGAGCATCCCCCCAGTGCTCTTTTGTTTTAGGATCTTGTCACTTGATCTAATTTCCCTCTGAAGTTAAATGACTGTGTAACCTAAAGAtgaagggatggggatgagtCAAGCGCCACAAttgcctttctttctcagaTGCTTTGCTTCTCTGGTGCTGCTACTGCACCTGGCTGAGCCCTGGGGTCAGCTGCTGGAAGATTATGGGTCATTCCACGTCTGTCTGAGTACTTCTGCCTCCACCTGAGTGCCTCATTACAACAGCCAGGCCTGATAGTGCCATAGTTCTGCCAGCAGCCCTGACTTTAGCCAGTGACCTCTAAACTCCTACTAAACAGTAATTAATTGAGCTGTGAAAGCTCTGAGCGAGCCAAGGAGAAATGTCAGCTTTGTACATAGGCACGGAGGGAAGTTCCTAAAGGCTTCAGACACTGGAAGACAGTGCACATAGTCCTTGTGTGCTGCAGTCTACTGAGGGTGTATGTGGTTTTCAGTGTCCATCCCTGCAAAGACAGGCTGGGTATCAGGcagatttcttctctgaaggagcagtgctgctgtggcacagctgcccagggaagggGGAagccaccatccctgggggtgaTCATGAACTGTGGAGCTGTGGCACTCAGGGATGTGGTTGGTGGGCATGGCTTGGCACGGCGGCgttttgctttcacagctcAGTTTCTCTGACCATCCCTCCCCACAGGCTCCAGACAGGCTGGTCGGTGCACACGTTCcagacagagaagcagaggaagatgcAGGCTCTGAGCCCACAGGAGCTTGAGGTCATTCTGGAAGTCATCCGCAAGGCAGAGAAGCTGGACGTTGTGGAGCAGCAGCGCATTGGGTACAATTGCTTGTTCCTTCCCTATGGGAACAGTGCAGATGAAGGTGCAGCTCTCCCATTGCCTGAGCTCAGCCTTCAGCTCTTAGAGCATCCCTTCAGCTCATTTTCCTCCTGCCATGTTGCTTGTTTAGAGGCAATGGACACTGGCAAGGATGGGAGATggttttctttgccttcctggAGCCTTGGGGCTTGCTGTGGTTGCAGCCACTGACCCAGTGCCTGTGCTGGGGCAGTGGCTGTGGAACGTGCTcagggaaatgcagagctgtgcagctgcatcactgctggTGGACAGCACGGCTCCGTCCCTGGCAGCACGCTCAGGTTTTCCcttgcctgcagcagcagccctgtgggaTTTTGCCTGGAGCAGTGAATGGATTTGTGTTCTACTTGGCTGAGTTCTCTGGAAGGGGTTTGTTAgcttgaattatttcatttactggCACCCTTCCCCTTTTTGCTGCTGTAGATTTCTATTTGCTCTCAGTCCTGCTGGAGATCTGGCCTCAGCTGGGTCTGCAGTCAGCCCAAAGCAGGGAGACCAAGAGCcagctcatagaatcattcaggctGGGAAAGACTTCTCAGatccccaaatccaaccccactCCATGTGCCCACTgaccaccccccaccccactgccacatccctgcagttcctgaacacctccagggctgggcactcctccacctccccgagcagctgtgccactgcagcaccactcaTCCAAAGGCAAAATACTTCCTAATAACGAGCCTGAGGAAACAATTGAGTACAGAGACTGAAGAGAAAGCACGTTCAGTCCCAGCCAAGGGCCCAAAGTTATACAGGGGAGGCTGAGTGGGGCACATACCCACAGGTTCTTGGCATGCATTCTTCTTGTAGATCTGGAATCACCTCTGCTTGGCTTTGTTCCCTGCAGGCGCCTGGTGGAACGGCTGGAGAACATGAGGAAGAATGCGATGGGGAACGGCCTGTCGCAGTGCTTGCTGTGCAGTGAGCTGCTCGGGCTGCTGGGGAGCACATCAGTTTTCTGCCAGGATTGCAAAAAGGTGGGTTTGCTCACAGGGGATCCTGCCTGGATCCAGCAGGGCTCTGTGAAGGTGGATAGATGGATTGGTCAGTGGGGTTCTCATAGTTATTGGTGCTGTCAAGCTGTAGGGTTTTCTCTGCTTACCTTGTTGCTCATGATCCTGGAGTGCCTGACCTATGAAAGGTGGAGATGTGGCCCatagggacatggttagtggggATGGGTGGGGGTTGGATgtggggatctgagaggtctttttcaactttcatgattctgtgattcgtGTTCTAAACTAGTGTGAAGTTTCTGACCCTGACACCTGAATTGCTGGGTGTGATGACGGTGGGAAGGCTGTGCAGATGCTGGAGAATCAGCATGCAGAGGAAACCACTGTGTTCCCCACCCCCTGCGGGATGTGCACTGCTGCCTGGGATCCCAGACAAGCAGGGGTTAAGCTTCACTGCTGTGGAGATGATGATCTCCAAGGCAACCACCTGATCCTCCCTCTGCTGGGaggctgctcctccagcacttGAAGGCCATCTTTGCCAGGGGAGATGTCTCTGTAAGTGGCTTTTCCTCAGTGTGCTGAGGGCACGCTGTGAGTCCCAGAGGAACTACAGCTAAGGGAACTCTTGCTTATGCCACCCACCTCATCACTGAGACAGTCTGTGGATGCTCTGAGAATATCTTGTTCCTGTCCCatgtgctgggagctctgtggTTGGGCAGCTGTGATGGAGAAGCTCCTGCGAGGTGCCAGCATCCCTCCATACATGCTGCATTTGCCGGACTGAGTCTGCTGGCTCCTGCTTTCAGAAGTGGCTGAGCCTGGGGTTATGCACAGGATCAGGCATAAGGCAGTGGTAAACACCCAGTTGTGACCCCCTGGGTCCTCAACTGGGAGGGAAGCAGATCTTATAGGAAGGGCtgggaaaggaagcagcagaaaggtaCTGGGGAGCAAAGGGTCTGGCATAAAGGGGATCTTCAGGACAGCTCTTGGAGAGGAGCGTGGGCTCTGTGCAGACGTGCCTGGGGAGAATAAAGGGCTGCTGGGCAGACAGGAGGCGGCTGGCTGCTTCCTGCTTTTCAAGCATGCAGAATAACAGGATGTGCTGTATTCCTGCCTCCTTCCCGTGGCCGTTCTGCTCTCACCTGAAGCCAGCTAGGTCATGTTGCTGCAGCACTTGCTAACCTCTGCCCTGTGAGCCCTGTGCACTGATGCATGGAGGCAAAAGCTGCAGGGTGCCCTGGGCTCGTCCCCTTTCTGCTTTGGTGTCAGCCAACAGCAGCCCATCCTTCAGCAGAGCACGCAGAGCAGGCTGGTACTTAAAGCTCATCTCCAGCCCAGCAATATCCATCACTGATGCAGTTTTAGCACTATAAGCAGTGGATTTTATAAGTTGGTATTTTTCTTGCTAGCTTTGCTCTGTTACCATCTCATTGGAAAGTCATTGCAACCCATTTAGCCCAATGACAGGGACTGCTGTAACGATACATCTGAGATGCAGCAGAGGACTTATCTTCCACGAGTCCCTTCTGCTGAATAGGGGCTCTATAGCTCTTGTTGCCTGATGGATTTTCTGAGTGCCACTTCCTGCTTCAGCATTTATAGGTCAAAATGAAGAACGATTTTAATATTGGTTTTTTATTACCTTGGGAATAAATGCATTATGGCAAGACAAAGATGCTTGCTAACACAGACGTGTTAACATTAGCAGTAGTTAGAGCGTAATGTGCAGTTTACCATGCGGAGGGCATCAGGACCACACATAAAAGAAGTAGGAGAAGAAAGTGCTTTATCTTGTGTTTAATTAGGAATAAGGCTGTATTTAGTGCCCTTGGTTTTTATGTCTTCTGAGGCTGTGGGTGACACTCAGTTTTCCAGCTAGGCTGCACAAGGAAGGGAGGTTCCAATATTTATGGCTGGGAATAAAAGCACTTGGAAGCTCCCACTAGAGGGAGTGTTTGAATGTCCTATATGTGCAGGATTTGGGATCTGTTGGGTATTTATGGCTCAGGAGCTCCCTCAGACTTTGATTTGAAAAAGGGAGAATTTGGGGTAGTTGTGAAGGTGCCTCATAGTTGCAGTACCACTTGCAGCCTGCACTTGTTGGCTTGGGCAGCACCATGTTGAATATCCATGCACCAAAGCACTTAGGCTTCCCCATATTCCTCTGCCATTGGATCTCTCTAAGCCAGCCTTTGCTCTCTAGGCTGCGAGCAGCTTTTGCTCTGTGAGGACCAAAGAATTCATCCCATTCCTCACCCCACTGCAAGCCAAGCATGATACACATCCTCTTCATTATATGATGTGAAGTGATTGGGGTTGTAAATGGCTCATAATGCTGGTGGAGACGTG
This genomic interval carries:
- the RFLNB gene encoding refilin-B, coding for MVGRLSLRDVPELPDARKRGDAGLDSPDSGLPPSPGPSHPHWPLSAGSPERAAHNGLTEPETPATIPATIPAAANSTSSPSPALSSCPPRLCPLSFGEGVEFDPLPPKEIRYTSSVKYDSEKHFIDDVYMPVGFSLSSCSQTIICVPDCTWRSYKAEVRFQPRNKAQRFTSTTIVYPKHAKTVYTTTLDYNCRKSMRRFLSSVELETSEYFGSDCVLDGC
- the RPH3AL gene encoding rab effector Noc2 isoform X4 produces the protein MGCRSALCAGADCSVGLDRSARAAAAIKGPRLCVLRGSVPGTAARCQQQAWVQAQSHSAGCAMADTIFGSGTGPWVCPNDRQLALRAKLQTGWSVHTFQTEKQRKMQALSPQELEVILEVIRKAEKLDVVEQQRIGRLVERLENMRKNAMGNGLSQCLLCSELLGLLGSTSVFCQDCKKKVCTKCGIETFGAQKRPLWLCKICSEQREVWKRSGAWFYKGLPKYITPLKSSSRAGEVPSQPWQSEGAVLEAGSVGTGRSFTWARGKVVSSDSDSELSSSSQEDRPSSAGSKDSPGGKQQAGQVLSREPGSPMRVSGSRSSAGSEQGESCHSDQAADEHDSSGSRAPGKWRTHTRTRC